GATGGCACTCGCCTCGAAAAGGACCCTCTCCCTGTTACTCCTCTGATAGATCACCCGACCATGGCGGACGACCCGTTCCTTGATGATGGGCCCTGCCCGGTCGAGGAAGACGAGATCCAGGTCCTCACGACCGCTGGCGTCCTCCAGGGCGGCGAGAAGCTCGAGCTCCAAGTCCAGATCGCCGGATTTGTCCCGCCCGAGAAGCACGGCGAGATCGAGGTCACTCAGGGGGCCAGGCTCGCCCCGAGCGTAGGACCCATGAAGGTACATGAGAATGACGTTGCGTTCCATGCAGATGGCGGCGAAGCGCTTCACGAGCTCGTCCACATGATTGCGAGAAAGGACTTCGGGCTCCTTCGCGGTGGGTAATAGACGCATGCCTTTCCTGCCTGGATCTCGCTCGGACGATAGCTTTGCTGAGAAACCGATGTCAAACCGAGATGGGTAGCCAGAATGGCTCCCGGTGTCACTAGGCTGTTGAAAAAGGGCCACTCAGCCTGCCGAGCGGTCGCCAAGACATCTTTCATGTTTCTAATGACGTCGCAGCGTGACGAGCCGACACGTGCACCACCGCGAGCAACTCAGCGCACGAATGGACCGAGGTTCACATAGAAGCGTCCATCCCCGTTGTTCAGCGACACGCTTCCGCCCACGAAAAGCGGGCCGAGAAACGTCTCGAGCACGAAGCCGCCCGAAGCGTTCCATTGAGTGGACGCCTCACTCCAGTCGTCGAACGCCGAGCCGGCCTCGAGCCAGGCGCCGATATAGCCGCTCGCCCCGATGATGTCCGGGAGCCGCAGGACCTGATACAAGAGCCCGCCGATACCGACGATGTAGTTGTCTCCGGAGATCTCGCCGTTGTTGAAGGCCCCGAGACGAAGAAGACCGCCGAGACGGAACTCGTTGTAACCTGGGTGGTCCCCGAAGGAGGAGCCCGCGGAAGCGCCGTAGAAGATGCGATGTCGTTCGTGGAACCGGTGGAACGAGGAGAAACGGGCCTCTATCTGCGAGTACTCCTCGGGGCCGACGAATTCCTCTCCGAGGAACACCGTGTCGGGTGTGTCGGTGTAGTAACGGAACGCGACGTGCGTGAGAATTCCCCGAGTCGGGATCATCGGGCTCGTCTGTCCGTCGAACGACCAGCGGGCGGAAGCGTACGCGTTTCGACCCTCCGCCTCGGGGAGAGACGGCTCACCGACGCGGAGCCGGGTCCTCAGGTCGGCAACATCGTATCCGAGTCGGAGCTCGCTTCGAGAGCCGAGATCGAAGCCGAGATCGACTCCGCCTCCAGCTTCCTTTTCTCGGTACTCGGCCCGGAGCTCGCTCTGGGCGTCGTATCCGTTCAGGCTATGACGACGCCAGTAGCCGCGGGGCGCGACGAAGACGCGTGACCCAAGGAGTCGCCGGTAGAGCTCGAGACCTGCCTGCTGGCTCGTCCCCACGCCGAAGTCCACGCGGAGCTCCGAATCCGGCACGACGGTATCGTAGAAGGCGATGCGCCCTGTCAAGTCCATCGCAAAGCTGTTGGAGTCGATGTTCTGAAGCTCGAGCCCGGGAAGGAGAAAGGGGGGGCCGTGCTGCTTCGGGGTGACGTAGAGCTCGAGCGTTTCGGCTCCTTGCACGTCGCGGACGGCATAGCGAATCGTTTCGTAGCGGTCGGTGCCGGTGAGGCGCAAAATCTCGTGCTCGATCTCCCCGAGCGTCGTCTCCGGAGAGACGAGCCGGCGTTCGAGGCGGGCCTGAATCCGCGCGCCCTCTTTCTCGGGAACTCCCTGAACGCGAACCGCATCAAGGCGCCTCACGAAATCGCGCCTCCTTGCGAGCCGCGCCCGGCTCCAAGCTGCATAGGCTTCTTCGTCGACGGCGTATGGCAGGAGTTGGTCCTTTACCGCCTCCGCCGCCTGGTAGCCTCGAGCCACGATCTCTTCACTCCTGCGATAGTCCGTCCCGGGAAAGCCTCTCAGATCGGGGGTGATGACGAGGTCCGCGGATTGGAGCGCCTTGGCGACGCCCATCGCCATCATGGCATCCATCGTACGCCCGAGCACGTCGAAGAAGTTCGTTGGAGCCGCGAAGCCGTCCGTCGCCGATGAGACGTTCACCGCCACGACGACGTGAGCGCCCATGGCGCGAGCAACGTCGGCGGGAACGTTGTTGAGCGTCCCACCGTCCACAAGGATTCGTCCAT
This genomic window from Vicinamibacteria bacterium contains:
- a CDS encoding nucleotidyltransferase domain-containing protein; amino-acid sequence: MRLLPTAKEPEVLSRNHVDELVKRFAAICMERNVILMYLHGSYARGEPGPLSDLDLAVLLGRDKSGDLDLELELLAALEDASGREDLDLVFLDRAGPIIKERVVRHGRVIYQRSNRERVLFEASAIKEYLDFRYFSEQYNDALFETLSKGRVVG
- a CDS encoding patatin-like phospholipase family protein, with the protein product MTASEAAPLNRPKLGLALGGGAARGIAHIGILQWLDENRVPVDFIAGTSMGGLVGGAYASGMSPEDLRGLMRDADWDLIFLADSPFKYKTFRRKEDAREFPSLIELGLKNGLKLPSGLNAGQGVQSILDRIAAPYPLLDTFDELPTPYRAVATDLDSAEVVVLDGGSLAEAMRATMAIPGVFAPVTLNGRILVDGGTLNNVPADVARAMGAHVVVAVNVSSATDGFAAPTNFFDVLGRTMDAMMAMGVAKALQSADLVITPDLRGFPGTDYRRSEEIVARGYQAAEAVKDQLLPYAVDEEAYAAWSRARLARRRDFVRRLDAVRVQGVPEKEGARIQARLERRLVSPETTLGEIEHEILRLTGTDRYETIRYAVRDVQGAETLELYVTPKQHGPPFLLPGLELQNIDSNSFAMDLTGRIAFYDTVVPDSELRVDFGVGTSQQAGLELYRRLLGSRVFVAPRGYWRRHSLNGYDAQSELRAEYREKEAGGGVDLGFDLGSRSELRLGYDVADLRTRLRVGEPSLPEAEGRNAYASARWSFDGQTSPMIPTRGILTHVAFRYYTDTPDTVFLGEEFVGPEEYSQIEARFSSFHRFHERHRIFYGASAGSSFGDHPGYNEFRLGGLLRLGAFNNGEISGDNYIVGIGGLLYQVLRLPDIIGASGYIGAWLEAGSAFDDWSEASTQWNASGGFVLETFLGPLFVGGSVSLNNGDGRFYVNLGPFVR